The Mytilus galloprovincialis chromosome 4, xbMytGall1.hap1.1, whole genome shotgun sequence genome contains a region encoding:
- the LOC143072635 gene encoding von Willebrand factor D and EGF domain-containing protein-like, which translates to MDIKWTINGDDILTYKNVSFTGINPTTILRDIDWIDTHQMNMEVQCAIKVNDSGQFIFSPVFKAGIYPEQFEYTVVEGEVIDINFKTSVPVGCISSNNQIRAHCDQNFYIFQPNYDKSTVKCSNNDGSRNIIFNREFCGIRVRSLDWEETKSLQVYGFIDGLYNYRDRVTYIRLSTSSTSTPNEIWNDVKVPDIKVKVLDKDAVLKNRLCQSFNDPHIRTYDGQYYHYMEVGEFVMYRNNKGPYWVHALFTNCGFGWTGSSCHCGIAIRSRNSLFVLRTCQSISRTQKHLLSQPITLLRRCDDSDIIIEQTGYKYKVTLPTGTQILFTISSWSKFITGISIKPSIPDLEEAKGLCGFPNTIKNPSDDYMHREKGVVSSYKEFADSWRIDDTMNDEQLFVEEPTFLSADISLEVHNKTALAHYCVCDQEASSTVPLDDFNTLHCNLTEVTDYCIENSQSSTGSLSSFYTGCKDNDKTRKRRSLITNSPSSLEGDDDFEFLPLTYENDVYNEEVSVPDTFRNSWTEESARESCLESIRNAVPSNLYRDFGDLSEEFFVQTCTMDIKLVGDMTFLADTIDAMVTSIIIEAVRNESLYIEETALGNETILTYITSLLCPSNCNNNGNCTSGVCICSDGYMGIDCSRQTYVPPSGVSIQYNGICSSKTRSCVKSNVYGDFQSTKIWYKRRSFQILQTSILYTSEFEILKAEFRNVFMVTVELQSSRRKRSTQSTTTPEGYEISLSNDGIHFGENFSIIIYDEDCYSCNSTSLSCIVSESCQATGDSHNDEVNIGTIGISVGIVLAVAVIVAVIVLYKCKSTEKKIHMNSTSQCKAVTFTDLETFDDAESRSRTPVGLFLVKQK; encoded by the exons ATGGATATCAAATGGACAATTAATGGAGATGACATTTTAACCTACAAGAATGTATCGTTCACGGGCATAAACCCAACAACAATTCTCAGGGACATTGACTGGATTGATACGCACCAGATGAATATGGAG gTTCAGTGTGCTATAAAGGTCAACGATTCAGGACAATTCATCTTTAGTCCAGTGTTCAAAGCAGGAATTTAC CCTGAGCAATTTGAATACACCGTCGTGGAAGGAGAGGTTATCgacataaattttaaaacttcAGTACCAGTAGGCTGCATATCCTCAAACAATCAAATACGTGCTCACTGCGATCAAAACTTCTACATATTTCAACCAAATTATGACAAAAGCACAGTTAAATGCTCAAACAATGACGGCAGTAGGAATATAATCTTCAATAGAGAATTTTGTGGAATTAGAGTGAGAAGTCTTGATTGGGAAGAGACTAAGAGTTTACAAGTTTATGGTTTCATTGATGGTCTTTATAATTACCGAGATCGAGTGACATACATTCGATTATCTACGTCGTCAACATCCACCCCAAATGAAATCTGGAATGATGTTAAAGTTCCAGACATTAAA GTGAAGGTCTTGGATAAAGATGCAGTTTTGAAAAACAGACTTTGTCAGTCATTTAATGATCCACATATAAGGACATATGATGGCCAATATTACCATTATATGGAAGTAGGAGAATTTGTAATGTATCGTAACAACAAAGGACCATACTGG gtTCATGCTTTATTCACAAATTGTGGATTCGGATGGACTGGTTCTTCTTGTCATTGTGGGATAGCTATAAGAAGTCGAAACTCTTTGTTCGTTTTGCGAACTTGTCAGAGTATATCCAGAACTCAAAAACATTTACTGAGTCAACCAATCACTCTATTACGACGCTGTGATGATTCAGATATAATTATAGAGCAGACAGGATACAAATATAAA GTAACCCTACCTACAGGAACACAGATACTATTTACAATCTCATCATGGTCAAAATTCATTACTGGGATATCAATTAAACCTTCTATCCCGGACTTAGAAGAGGCAAAAGGTTTATGTGGATTTCCGAATACAATTAAAAACCCCAGTGATGACTATATGCACCGGGAAAAGGGTGTAGTAAGCAGCTACAAGGAATTTGCAGATTCTTGGAG aatcGATGACACGATGAACGATGAACAACTCTTTGTTGAGGAACCAACATTCTTATCAGCGGACATTAGTTTGGAGGTTCACAACAAGACAGCTTTAGCCCACTATTGTGTGTGCGATCAAGAAGCTTCAAGCACCGTGCCACTAGATGACTTCAATACTCTACACTGCAATCTAACTGAAGTGACAGACTACTGCATAGAAAACTCCCAGTCATCAACAGGCAGCCTATCTTCATTCTACACTGGTTGTAAAGACAATGACAAGACACGAAAAAGACGATCCCTCATAACAAACTCTCCTAGTTCACTAGAAGGCGATGATGATTTTGAATTCCTACCTTTGACTTATGAGAATGATGTATACAACGAAGAAGtgtct GTACCAGATACCTTCAGAAACAGTTGGACAGAAGAAAGTGCTAGAGAGTCCTGTTTAGAAAGTATACGCAATGCCGTGCCTTCTAATTTATACAGGGATTTTGGAGATTTATCAGAGGAGTTTTTCGTTCAGACATGTACTATGGATATAAAG TTAGTTGGCGATATGACATTTCTTGCTGACACCATTGATGCTATGGTGACCAGTATTATTATAGAAGCAGTACGTAACGAATCTTTGTACATCGAAGAGACTGCATTAGGAAACGAGACAATATTAACTTATATTACAAGTCTTCTTTGCCCAAGCAACTGCAACAATAATGGTAACTGTACTTCAG GCGTTTGCATTTGCAGCGATGGCTACATGGGTATCGACTGCTCAAGACAGACATATGTGCCACCATCTGGTGTCAGCATACAGTACAATGGTATTTGTTCGAGCAAAACACGATCGTGTGTGAAATCAAATGTTTATGGCGATTTCCAGTCAACTAAAATTTGGTATAAACGAAGGAGTTTTCAG ATTCTGCAAACCTCCATTCTGTACACATCTGAATTCGAAATACTTAAAGCTGAGTTTAGAAACGTTTTCATGGTGACTGTTGAACTGCAATCATCAAGACGTAAAAGATCTACTCAGTCGACAACTACCCCAGAAGGATACGAGATTAGCTTATCAAACGACGGAATCCACTTTGGAGAAAATTTCAGCATAATCATATACGATGAAGATTGCTATTCGTGTAATTCCACATCGCTTTCGTGTATTGTTTCG GAGAGTTGTCAAGCAACAGGAGACAGTCATAATG ATGAGGTAAACATTGGGACAATCGGAATTTCGGTGGGCATTGTACTAGCAGTGGCTGTTATTGTAGCTGTAATTGTTCTTTACAAATGCAAATCTACAGA GAAGAAAATTCATATGAACTCAACATCTCAATGTAAAGCGGTTACTTTTACCGATTTGGAGACATTTGATGATGCTGAAAGCAGATCTAGAACACCAGTTGGTTTGTTTCTAGTAAAACAGAAGTGA